The following coding sequences lie in one Mucilaginibacter sp. KACC 22773 genomic window:
- a CDS encoding tetratricopeptide repeat protein: MIKKRYIPLLIPVFIASTALAQQNPSTQVYRTYHTAIDLMSKGKYASAAEQFRLLETARLKTTNQPKFESDLSLVKENSQYYEAFCALNLNNDDAESMFLRFIKEHPENPLTKLAYFQIGKSYFKQGNYEKSIEWFDKVQAGELNGHDNTEYKFRKGYAYFSLGNYKEAQLLFAEVKAKKTEFTEDATYYFAYIAYLNKDYHLALVNFERLKKSKKYENSYPYYISAVYFLDKRYDDVINYAVPIVNNTHQQNETEMLRIIAASYFAKGNFDNAVKYYGRFQDRDQGRTQNTQDSYQIGYTFYKVGNYAQAASELEKLVEQKDVYSQNGNYTLGDVFLKMNNKQSARNAFLNASKLNYDKQLQEDALYEYAKLSYELDFNTEALAATRLYLKNYPRSRRNDEMKVLLGEELLNSRNYKEAVDILEPIPNKSESAQIAYQKVTYYRGLEFYNERAFENAIGIFLRSLKNPIDPKTAALTTYWMAEAMYEVRKYAESVETFERFLDMPEAKETEVANYANYAVGYAAFYGEQYKKAANYFEKFLAGDVKDESTQNDAVTRIGDSYFVLKSYGKALDYYNRIIARHSQGEDYALFQRGMIQGLQGSLDTKISTLNDVLNKFPNSDYADDASFEIAYTYFLKTNGDKAKTDLQAMIQKYPRSSYIPRALVTIGLIDYNAGNDDVAVESFKKVIQDYSSTDEAKQALKQIEKIYTDKGDAQTFISYAATTPIGNYTAADQESIMITAANNLYLKNDWQGALGAVNAYFDKFPGKQIYEKQARFIRAQSLTNLNRTQEAVVDYNLILNDWTSAYSEKSLIAMAKLYISQQKYNEAVVFLKRLETNSEYKADYTFAINNLLLCYAEMKMPDDALNYVKLVRENDKTAQEDKFRTGLYAGKAYLQRGDTTTAIKELNYTITNTKTVAAAEAKYNVAQVEYLKGRYKTSQKMCFDLAKEMPNYDYWVAKTYILLADNYRALKDNFQAKATLQSIIDNYKADDDILPTAKQKLDVLNGGKSSKNAAPVVPDTGDNKAAPADTTKTPAQN, encoded by the coding sequence ATGATCAAAAAAAGATACATCCCCCTGCTAATTCCTGTTTTTATAGCTTCAACCGCTCTGGCACAGCAAAATCCATCTACCCAGGTTTACCGCACTTACCATACCGCCATCGACCTGATGAGTAAAGGAAAATATGCATCTGCGGCCGAGCAATTCCGGCTATTAGAAACTGCCCGGCTAAAAACTACCAACCAGCCCAAATTCGAGTCGGATTTGTCGCTGGTAAAAGAAAACAGCCAGTATTACGAAGCCTTTTGCGCTCTTAACCTTAATAATGACGATGCCGAAAGCATGTTTCTGCGTTTCATTAAAGAACATCCTGAAAATCCGCTTACTAAACTGGCTTATTTCCAGATAGGCAAATCATATTTTAAGCAGGGCAACTACGAAAAATCAATTGAATGGTTTGATAAAGTACAGGCCGGCGAACTTAACGGCCATGATAATACCGAGTATAAATTTCGCAAAGGCTACGCTTATTTTTCGTTAGGTAATTATAAAGAAGCCCAATTGCTTTTTGCGGAAGTAAAAGCCAAAAAAACCGAATTTACCGAGGATGCAACTTATTACTTTGCCTACATAGCCTACCTCAACAAAGATTACCACCTGGCATTGGTAAACTTTGAGCGGTTAAAAAAATCAAAAAAATACGAAAACAGCTACCCTTATTACATTTCGGCAGTTTACTTTTTAGATAAACGCTATGACGATGTAATAAACTACGCGGTACCTATTGTTAATAACACCCACCAGCAAAACGAAACCGAAATGCTGCGCATCATTGCCGCATCGTACTTTGCCAAAGGCAATTTTGACAATGCTGTTAAGTACTACGGCCGTTTCCAGGACCGTGACCAGGGGCGTACCCAAAACACACAGGATAGCTATCAGATAGGTTACACCTTTTACAAGGTGGGCAACTACGCCCAGGCGGCCAGCGAACTTGAAAAACTGGTGGAGCAAAAAGATGTATACAGCCAAAATGGCAACTACACCTTAGGCGATGTTTTCCTGAAAATGAACAACAAGCAAAGTGCACGTAACGCTTTCCTTAATGCATCAAAGCTTAATTACGACAAGCAATTACAGGAAGATGCCTTGTATGAGTACGCCAAGCTATCATACGAACTGGATTTTAATACCGAAGCCCTTGCCGCCACGCGTTTATATCTTAAAAACTATCCGCGCTCGCGCCGTAATGATGAGATGAAGGTTTTATTAGGCGAAGAACTGCTAAACTCCCGTAATTATAAAGAAGCGGTTGACATCCTGGAACCCATCCCCAATAAATCAGAAAGTGCTCAGATAGCTTATCAAAAGGTTACCTATTACCGTGGATTGGAGTTTTATAACGAGCGCGCCTTTGAAAACGCCATAGGTATTTTTCTTCGGTCGCTAAAAAACCCTATCGACCCAAAAACCGCAGCCCTTACCACTTACTGGATGGCCGAAGCCATGTACGAGGTACGTAAATATGCCGAGTCGGTTGAAACCTTTGAGCGGTTTTTAGATATGCCCGAGGCTAAGGAAACCGAAGTGGCCAACTATGCCAACTACGCCGTGGGTTACGCTGCCTTTTATGGCGAGCAATACAAAAAAGCAGCTAACTATTTTGAAAAGTTCCTGGCCGGCGACGTAAAAGACGAAAGTACCCAAAACGACGCGGTAACCCGTATTGGCGATAGCTACTTTGTGCTTAAAAGCTACGGCAAAGCGCTTGATTACTACAACCGCATTATTGCCAGGCATAGCCAGGGCGAAGATTACGCATTGTTTCAGCGTGGCATGATCCAGGGATTGCAGGGCTCGTTGGATACCAAGATAAGCACGTTGAACGATGTGCTGAACAAATTCCCAAATTCTGATTATGCCGATGATGCGTCGTTCGAGATAGCCTACACTTATTTCCTGAAAACAAACGGCGATAAAGCCAAAACAGATTTGCAGGCCATGATTCAGAAATACCCGCGCAGCAGCTACATCCCGCGTGCGCTGGTTACTATTGGTTTAATTGATTACAATGCCGGTAATGATGATGTGGCCGTTGAATCATTCAAAAAAGTGATCCAGGATTACTCATCAACCGATGAGGCTAAACAGGCGCTTAAACAGATAGAAAAAATTTATACAGACAAAGGTGATGCCCAAACATTTATTAGCTATGCGGCTACCACACCAATAGGTAACTACACCGCTGCCGACCAGGAAAGCATTATGATAACTGCTGCCAACAACCTTTATTTAAAAAACGACTGGCAAGGCGCGTTAGGTGCCGTAAACGCTTACTTTGATAAGTTCCCGGGCAAGCAGATTTACGAAAAACAAGCAAGGTTTATAAGGGCGCAAAGCTTAACCAACCTGAACAGGACACAGGAAGCAGTAGTGGACTATAATTTGATATTAAACGACTGGACAAGCGCCTACAGCGAAAAATCATTAATAGCGATGGCCAAGCTTTACATTAGCCAGCAAAAATATAACGAAGCAGTGGTATTTCTGAAACGGTTGGAAACCAATTCAGAATATAAGGCCGATTATACCTTTGCCATTAATAACCTGTTGCTTTGCTATGCCGAAATGAAAATGCCGGACGACGCGCTGAACTATGTAAAACTGGTTAGAGAAAACGATAAAACCGCGCAGGAAGATAAATTCCGCACAGGTTTATATGCAGGTAAGGCTTATTTGCAAAGGGGCGATACAACCACCGCAATTAAGGAATTAAACTACACCATAACCAACACCAAAACAGTTGCCGCAGCCGAAGCAAAATACAATGTAGCACAGGTGGAGTATTTAAAAGGCCGGTACAAAACATCGCAAAAAATGTGTTTTGACCTGGCTAAGGAGATGCCAAACTACGATTATTGGGTAGCCAAAACATATATTTTATTAGCCGACAACTACCGGGCCCTGAAAGACAATTTCCAGGCTAAAGCAACCCTGCAAAGTATTATTGATAACTATAAAGCCGATGATGATATACTGCCAACGGCCAAACAAAAACTGGATGTGTTAAACGGTGGCAAATCAAGCAAAAATGCCGCACCTGTAGTACCTGATACCGGCGACAATAAAGCAGCGCCTGCGGATACCACCAAAACCCCAGCCCAAAACTAA